In the Deinococcus ficus genome, one interval contains:
- a CDS encoding tyrosine-type recombinase/integrase, protein MTDALVPFTADALAQARSFSGLTDEALRVRAVTAARDKTFPELWAITLAYLSTDTSGGVRTSPHTLRAYRKGVEVLVNHARDHAWNLLHPGRREPGLYVAALTSSGLKPATVMARVAAASALYRALRWAGATDADPFADVKRPKDRTKGIVKNPPYRPEFVQAMLEHADAQERALVLLMAHAGLRIAEALAVTWADVDLPRRRLLVAHGKGDKARRVPLSALLRDALSAWQAESGARGPAWVFTFQAYSSAYERLRKLALRCGREHEFRGFHAGRKYAGTQLYAATKDFTRVAGFLGHEQVDTTRRYVEVPEDDLDDIVEHFR, encoded by the coding sequence ATGACCGATGCCCTGGTGCCGTTCACCGCCGACGCCCTTGCCCAGGCCCGCAGCTTCAGCGGCCTCACCGACGAGGCCCTGCGGGTCCGGGCCGTCACTGCCGCCCGCGACAAGACGTTCCCGGAGCTCTGGGCGATCACGCTCGCGTACCTCAGCACCGACACCAGCGGCGGCGTGCGTACCAGCCCGCACACGCTGCGCGCCTACCGCAAGGGCGTCGAGGTGCTGGTGAACCACGCCCGCGACCACGCCTGGAATCTCCTGCACCCGGGCCGCCGCGAACCTGGTCTGTACGTGGCGGCCCTCACGAGCAGCGGCCTGAAACCCGCCACCGTGATGGCGCGCGTCGCGGCGGCCTCGGCGCTGTACCGGGCCCTGCGCTGGGCCGGGGCGACCGACGCCGACCCGTTCGCAGACGTGAAACGCCCCAAGGACCGCACCAAGGGCATCGTGAAGAATCCTCCGTACCGCCCGGAGTTCGTGCAGGCGATGCTGGAGCACGCGGACGCGCAGGAGCGGGCGCTGGTGCTGCTGATGGCGCACGCCGGCCTGCGGATCGCGGAGGCCCTGGCGGTCACCTGGGCGGACGTGGACCTGCCGCGGCGGCGCCTGCTGGTCGCGCACGGCAAGGGGGATAAGGCCCGCCGGGTGCCGCTGAGCGCCCTGCTGCGGGACGCCCTGAGTGCCTGGCAGGCCGAGTCGGGCGCCCGGGGGCCAGCGTGGGTGTTCACGTTCCAGGCGTACTCCAGCGCGTACGAACGCCTGCGGAAACTGGCATTGAGATGCGGCCGGGAGCATGAGTTCCGCGGCTTTCACGCCGGGCGGAAGTACGCGGGCACGCAGCTGTACGCCGCCACGAAGGACTTCACGCGGGTGGCCGGGTTCCTGGGGCATGAACAGGTGGACACCACGAGGCGGTACGTCGAGGTGCCGGAAGACGACCTGGACGACATCGTGGAGCACTTCCGCTGA
- a CDS encoding diacylglycerol/lipid kinase family protein — MNVMIPGQISHDDDVSAEKNPSKPEDAVRSLEGRRILVVFNPRSGHGDSGLPDFVQSLRAIGADVTERELQPDTHMDKYVSDVQSYAAVVGAGGDGTVSSLAYAMRYKNVPLLAYPAGTANLIAQNLDLPTDPSELLDVMIHGHATRVDMGEVEVKGEKSGFCMLAGAGADAAMIRDSEELKEKYGVMAYVLSAMKQLNPKKTVFNLVIDGEERHFEGIGVMVANFGMANYRLPITSDISPSDGRFTVVLLKAGNILRLVPNLIDSVRVKLNLGDPLFSGNMETLQAKNVTVDAEDPFPLQYDGELHVETTPFTARVLPGAIRFLTKLPRTELDT, encoded by the coding sequence ATGAACGTGATGATACCCGGTCAAATTTCCCACGACGACGACGTTTCCGCTGAGAAGAATCCGTCAAAGCCGGAGGACGCCGTGCGCTCGCTGGAAGGCCGGCGCATCCTGGTCGTCTTCAACCCCAGAAGCGGCCACGGGGACAGCGGCCTGCCCGACTTCGTGCAGAGCCTCCGGGCCATCGGCGCAGACGTCACCGAACGAGAACTGCAGCCGGACACCCACATGGACAAGTACGTAAGCGACGTGCAGAGCTACGCGGCGGTGGTGGGCGCGGGTGGGGACGGCACGGTCAGCAGCCTCGCGTACGCCATGCGGTACAAGAACGTCCCACTGCTCGCGTACCCCGCCGGCACCGCGAACCTGATCGCGCAGAACCTCGACCTGCCCACCGACCCGTCCGAGCTGCTGGACGTCATGATTCACGGGCACGCCACCCGCGTGGACATGGGCGAGGTGGAGGTCAAGGGCGAGAAGAGCGGCTTCTGCATGCTGGCCGGCGCCGGCGCGGACGCCGCCATGATCCGCGACAGTGAGGAACTCAAGGAAAAATACGGCGTGATGGCGTACGTCCTCAGCGCCATGAAGCAGCTCAACCCCAAGAAGACCGTGTTCAACCTCGTCATCGACGGGGAGGAACGGCACTTCGAGGGCATCGGGGTGATGGTCGCGAACTTCGGCATGGCGAACTACCGCCTGCCGATCACCAGCGACATCAGCCCCAGCGACGGCCGCTTCACGGTGGTGCTGCTCAAGGCCGGGAACATCCTGCGGCTCGTCCCGAACCTGATCGACAGCGTGCGCGTGAAACTGAACCTCGGGGACCCGCTGTTCAGCGGAAACATGGAAACCCTCCAGGCCAAGAACGTCACCGTGGACGCCGAGGATCCGTTCCCACTCCAGTACGACGGGGAGCTTCACGTGGAGACCACGCCGTTCACCGCGCGGGTGCTGCCCGGCGCGATCCGGTTCCTGACGAAACTGCCGCGCACCGAACTGGACACCTGA
- a CDS encoding IPT/TIG domain-containing protein: protein MVTVTPVLVKVSDPAPRGGTLTIQGRYLGGANQGVIRLGADENGKGGYVFPASAIKSWTDSEIVATIPTDAPVGGSWLFVEVSGKQSTGLPFSVTR, encoded by the coding sequence ATGGTCACCGTCACGCCCGTGCTCGTGAAAGTCTCCGATCCGGCGCCGCGTGGCGGCACGCTCACCATCCAGGGCCGTTACCTGGGCGGGGCGAACCAGGGCGTCATCCGCCTGGGCGCCGACGAGAACGGCAAGGGCGGGTACGTGTTCCCCGCCAGCGCCATCAAGTCCTGGACGGACAGTGAGATCGTCGCGACGATTCCCACGGACGCCCCGGTGGGTGGGTCGTGGCTGTTCGTGGAGGTGTCCGGGAAGCAGTCCACGGGCCTGCCGTTCAGCGTCACCCGCTGA
- the hisS gene encoding histidine--tRNA ligase — MAIQRPKGTQDHLPDGSPKLGLDTRAAAFQFIRETARRVLERAGAQQIDTPIFEDAEVIKRGVGGSTDIVRKEMFTVYYFGDHGGFILRPEATAGVVRAYLQNGLKQLPAPLKLWLHGPMFRAENVQKGRLRQFHQVDYEVLGSTDPLVDAETISLLVDVVRALGLKQVKVKLGSIGDPEDREAYNAYLRDLFTPHVDRLSDDGRARLERNPMRILDGKAPGDQELIAELGVKPMLAFLGEAARAHFEQVRAHLDAWDVAYDIDPSIVRGLDYYRRTAWELHHEGVGAKSALCGGGRYDGLAQELGSKDPVPGIGWAFGMERLLLAMEADGVVIPESDGPLLYVAALDDSNVGYAATVAMTARQVARTEFAYKAMKPGNVFRDAERRRARFVALIGSDEVEQDTLTVKNLATGQQTTVPTRDLLAFLKGQLALTPTPLENA, encoded by the coding sequence ATGGCGATTCAACGCCCCAAAGGCACCCAGGACCACCTTCCGGACGGCAGCCCCAAGCTCGGGCTGGACACCCGGGCGGCGGCCTTTCAGTTCATCCGGGAGACCGCCCGGCGCGTGCTGGAACGCGCCGGCGCGCAGCAGATCGATACGCCCATCTTCGAGGACGCCGAGGTAATTAAGCGCGGCGTGGGCGGCAGCACGGACATCGTCCGCAAGGAGATGTTCACCGTGTACTACTTCGGGGACCACGGCGGGTTCATCCTGCGGCCCGAAGCGACCGCCGGGGTGGTCCGCGCGTACCTGCAGAACGGCCTGAAGCAGCTGCCCGCGCCGCTGAAGCTGTGGCTGCACGGCCCGATGTTCCGCGCGGAGAACGTGCAGAAGGGCAGGCTGCGGCAGTTTCATCAGGTGGATTACGAGGTTCTGGGGTCCACGGACCCCCTTGTGGACGCCGAGACGATCAGCCTGCTGGTGGACGTGGTCAGGGCGCTGGGCCTGAAGCAGGTGAAGGTGAAGCTGGGCAGCATCGGCGACCCGGAGGACCGCGAGGCGTACAACGCGTACCTGCGTGACCTGTTCACCCCTCACGTGGACCGCCTGTCGGACGACGGCAGAGCCCGCCTGGAACGCAACCCCATGCGCATCCTGGACGGGAAGGCGCCCGGCGACCAGGAACTGATCGCGGAGCTGGGCGTGAAACCCATGCTGGCCTTCCTGGGCGAGGCGGCCAGGGCGCACTTCGAGCAGGTGCGCGCGCACCTGGACGCCTGGGACGTGGCGTACGACATCGACCCCAGCATCGTGCGCGGCCTGGACTACTACCGCCGCACTGCCTGGGAACTGCACCACGAGGGCGTGGGCGCCAAGTCCGCGCTGTGCGGCGGCGGGCGGTACGACGGCCTCGCGCAGGAACTCGGCAGCAAGGACCCCGTGCCCGGGATCGGCTGGGCGTTCGGGATGGAACGCCTGTTGCTCGCCATGGAAGCCGACGGCGTGGTGATTCCCGAGTCGGACGGCCCGCTGCTGTACGTGGCCGCGCTGGACGACTCGAACGTCGGGTACGCCGCCACGGTCGCCATGACCGCCCGGCAGGTGGCCCGCACCGAATTCGCCTACAAGGCCATGAAGCCAGGGAACGTTTTCCGGGACGCCGAGCGCCGCCGCGCCCGGTTCGTCGCCCTGATCGGCTCCGACGAGGTCGAGCAGGACACCCTGACCGTGAAGAACCTCGCCACCGGGCAGCAGACGACCGTGCCCACCCGCGACCTGCTGGCCTTCCTCAAGGGGCAGCTCGCCCTGACCCCCACCCCCCTGGAGAACGCATGA
- the aspS gene encoding aspartate--tRNA ligase, whose translation MKRTALIGHLTPAHAGQTVTLQGWVNRRRDLGGLIFLELRDRSGVVQVQVEPDSAAFAEADRLRAEYVAEIEGVYQQRPESQRKGGAADFEVIAVRVKVLNTAKTPPFELEKGGDVAEDIRLKYRYLDLRRADMQRNLFLRSKAVTAVTEFLDAEGFIQVETPMLTKSTPEGARDFLVPSRLNPGEFYALPQSPQLFKQLLMIAGFDRYYQLARCFRDEDLRADRQPDFTQLDMELSFVEQDDVLELQERLMAHVFRRALGVELTLPFPRLSYQEAMDRYGSDKPDLRFGSAFEDVTDLFQGGDFKAFADAQTVKVIAAPELTRKQIDELERVAKQNGARGLAWLKRDGDAFTGGISKFVTAQTAELLARTGVPEGGTLLFAAGEWKKAVSALGAVRLALRDLFDLAAGGPQFHVSWVVDFPQLEFDEDSQTWTYMHHPFTAPHPDDLKLFGTPQQGEIRAQAYDLVLNGFEVGGGSIRIHDPEVQTQMFAAIGFTEEQAREKFGFFMDALAHGTPPHGGIAWGFDRLIMVMSGAQSIREVIAFPKNNRGADLMALAPSPVDTAQLGDLGLKLDDAAPEA comes from the coding sequence ATGAAACGCACCGCCCTGATCGGCCACCTCACCCCCGCCCACGCCGGGCAGACCGTCACGTTGCAGGGCTGGGTGAACCGCCGCCGCGACCTGGGCGGCCTGATCTTCCTCGAACTGCGCGACCGCAGCGGCGTGGTACAGGTGCAGGTGGAACCGGACTCCGCGGCGTTCGCGGAAGCGGACCGGCTGCGCGCCGAGTACGTCGCGGAGATCGAAGGCGTGTACCAACAGCGCCCGGAATCGCAGCGCAAGGGCGGCGCGGCGGACTTCGAAGTGATCGCCGTTCGGGTGAAGGTGCTGAACACCGCGAAAACCCCGCCATTCGAGCTGGAAAAGGGCGGGGACGTCGCCGAGGACATCCGCCTGAAGTACCGCTACCTGGACCTGCGCCGGGCAGACATGCAGCGCAACCTTTTCCTGCGCAGCAAGGCCGTGACCGCCGTGACCGAATTCCTGGACGCCGAGGGTTTCATTCAAGTGGAAACGCCGATGCTCACGAAGTCCACGCCGGAAGGCGCGCGGGACTTCCTGGTGCCCAGCCGCCTGAACCCCGGGGAGTTCTACGCCCTGCCGCAGAGCCCGCAGCTGTTCAAGCAGCTGCTGATGATCGCGGGTTTCGACCGGTACTACCAGCTGGCCCGCTGCTTCCGGGACGAGGACCTGCGCGCCGACCGGCAGCCGGACTTCACGCAGCTGGACATGGAACTGAGTTTCGTGGAGCAGGACGACGTGCTGGAGCTGCAGGAGCGCCTGATGGCGCACGTGTTCCGCAGGGCGCTGGGCGTGGAACTGACCCTGCCGTTCCCGCGCCTGTCGTACCAGGAAGCCATGGACCGGTACGGCTCGGACAAGCCGGACCTGCGCTTCGGGTCCGCGTTCGAGGACGTCACAGACCTGTTCCAGGGCGGCGACTTCAAGGCCTTCGCGGACGCCCAGACCGTCAAGGTGATCGCCGCGCCGGAACTGACCCGCAAGCAGATCGACGAACTGGAACGCGTGGCGAAACAGAACGGCGCCAGGGGCCTCGCGTGGCTCAAACGCGACGGCGACGCCTTCACGGGCGGCATCAGCAAGTTCGTGACCGCACAGACGGCCGAGCTGCTCGCCCGCACCGGCGTGCCGGAGGGCGGCACGCTGCTGTTCGCCGCCGGCGAATGGAAGAAGGCCGTGTCCGCGCTGGGTGCCGTGCGCCTCGCGCTGCGTGACCTGTTTGACCTCGCCGCAGGCGGCCCGCAGTTCCACGTATCGTGGGTGGTGGACTTCCCGCAGCTGGAATTCGACGAGGACTCCCAGACCTGGACGTACATGCACCACCCCTTCACCGCGCCGCACCCGGACGACCTCAAGCTGTTCGGCACGCCGCAGCAGGGCGAGATCCGCGCGCAGGCGTACGACCTGGTGCTCAACGGCTTCGAGGTCGGGGGCGGCAGCATCCGCATTCACGACCCGGAAGTGCAGACGCAGATGTTCGCGGCGATCGGGTTCACGGAGGAGCAGGCCCGCGAGAAGTTCGGGTTCTTCATGGACGCCCTGGCGCACGGCACGCCCCCCCACGGCGGGATCGCCTGGGGCTTCGACCGCCTGATCATGGTGATGAGCGGCGCGCAGAGCATCCGCGAGGTGATCGCCTTCCCGAAGAACAACCGCGGCGCGGACCTGATGGCCCTGGCCCCCTCCCCCGTGGACACGGCCCAGCTGGGCGACCTCGGCCTGAAACTGGACGACGCGGCCCCCGAAGCCTGA
- a CDS encoding alpha/beta hydrolase: MNTNWIHHLDRGTGPWTLLHLHGTGGNETQLRGLGREIAPDATLLGVRGRSLDEGFPRFFRRFTAVRYDQAQIREEAAALAQFVQDAAQAYGLDPAKVLTLGYSNGANMALAALALQPQTFQGGLFLRPVMPLDDPPGADLSHARALILHGARDPYAAHAGAVTPYLTHSGAQVEEHTLNAGHELSQADVTLGAQWWARQTQ, encoded by the coding sequence ATGAACACGAACTGGATTCACCACCTGGACCGCGGCACCGGTCCCTGGACCCTGCTGCACCTGCACGGCACCGGCGGGAACGAGACCCAGCTGCGCGGCCTGGGCCGGGAGATCGCGCCGGACGCCACCCTGCTGGGCGTGCGCGGCCGCAGCCTGGACGAGGGCTTTCCCCGCTTCTTCCGCCGGTTCACGGCCGTGCGCTACGACCAGGCGCAGATCCGGGAGGAGGCCGCCGCGCTGGCGCAGTTCGTGCAGGATGCCGCCCAGGCGTACGGCCTGGACCCCGCGAAGGTGCTGACGCTGGGTTACAGCAACGGTGCGAACATGGCCCTGGCTGCCCTCGCCCTCCAGCCGCAGACCTTCCAGGGCGGGCTGTTCCTGCGCCCGGTCATGCCGCTGGACGACCCGCCCGGCGCGGACCTGAGCCACGCCCGCGCCCTGATCCTGCACGGCGCCCGCGACCCGTACGCCGCGCACGCCGGCGCGGTCACGCCCTACCTCACCCACTCGGGCGCGCAGGTGGAGGAGCACACCCTGAACGCCGGGCACGAACTCAGTCAGGCGGACGTGACGCTGGGCGCGCAGTGGTGGGCCAGACAAACGCAATAA
- a CDS encoding aminoglycoside N(3)-acetyltransferase, with protein sequence MNRTTELDTVARTDRPGTRSSLTADLRALGVQPGDVLIVHSSLSRLGWVAGGAVAVIQALQDAVTPEGTLVMPTFTLNLTDPAGWRNPAVPESWWSTLRAELPAFDPALTPTRKMGRIPELFRTAPGAQRSHHPHSSFAAWGRQAGFVTDGHALTFSLGEKSPLARVYDLNGRVLLLGTENNTSLHLAEIRAGTRPVTSFSGPVLVNGERQWVTFDEIDYDDSAFPPVKAAFEATGAVRIGPVGAGTAKLMSQRALVDFAVHWWTTRPHETSG encoded by the coding sequence ATGAACCGAACCACTGAACTCGATACGGTCGCCCGCACTGACCGGCCCGGCACCCGCTCCAGCCTGACTGCCGACCTCCGCGCTCTGGGCGTGCAGCCCGGCGACGTCCTGATCGTGCACAGCAGCCTCAGTCGGCTCGGCTGGGTGGCCGGGGGTGCCGTGGCCGTCATCCAGGCTTTGCAGGACGCGGTCACGCCGGAAGGCACGCTGGTCATGCCGACCTTTACCCTGAATCTCACCGACCCGGCCGGCTGGCGTAACCCCGCCGTGCCGGAATCGTGGTGGTCCACCCTCCGCGCCGAACTGCCCGCCTTCGACCCGGCCCTCACGCCCACCCGGAAGATGGGCCGCATCCCGGAACTGTTCCGCACGGCACCCGGCGCGCAGCGCAGCCACCACCCGCACAGTTCGTTTGCCGCCTGGGGTCGGCAGGCCGGGTTCGTGACCGACGGCCACGCCCTGACTTTCTCGCTGGGAGAGAAGTCGCCCCTCGCCCGGGTGTACGACCTGAACGGCCGCGTGCTGCTGCTCGGCACGGAGAACAACACCAGTCTGCACCTCGCCGAGATCCGCGCCGGGACGCGGCCGGTCACGTCCTTCAGCGGACCCGTCCTCGTGAACGGCGAGAGGCAGTGGGTGACCTTCGACGAGATCGACTACGACGACAGCGCCTTCCCCCCCGTGAAAGCCGCCTTCGAGGCCACCGGCGCCGTCAGGATCGGACCAGTCGGCGCGGGCACGGCGAAACTCATGTCCCAGCGCGCCCTGGTGGATTTCGCCGTGCACTGGTGGACCACCCGACCCCACGAGACCTCCGGATGA
- a CDS encoding ring-cleaving dioxygenase: MTPLTLTGIHHLTAVSANISGNRHFYTGALGMRLVKKTVNQDDVSAYHLFYADGAGNPGTDLTFFDWPTPPEQRGNHTVTRTALRVKDAASLDYWQARLRDLNVTHGEIVERDGRPTLDFEDPEGQRLALVADGGAGDPPTPWTGSPVPAEHQLRGLGPITMTVPSLRNTDVVLQKVLHMRPVRTYPDPTGPQHTVHVYEMGADDGTPKGPHAELHVAVRPDLPPAQPGAGGVHHVAFRTPNDTEYHAWTEHFSHFGLRTSGEVDRFWFRSLYFREPNGILYEIATDGPGFAVDEDPAHLGERLILPPRFESRRAAIEAGLKPIH, from the coding sequence ATGACCCCCCTCACCCTGACCGGCATTCACCACCTGACCGCCGTCTCCGCGAACATCAGCGGGAACAGGCACTTCTACACCGGGGCGCTCGGCATGCGGCTCGTGAAGAAGACCGTGAACCAGGACGATGTGAGCGCCTACCACCTGTTCTACGCCGACGGCGCCGGCAACCCCGGCACCGACCTGACCTTCTTCGACTGGCCCACCCCGCCCGAACAGCGCGGGAACCACACCGTGACCCGCACCGCCCTGCGCGTGAAGGACGCCGCGAGCCTCGACTACTGGCAGGCCCGGCTCCGCGACCTGAACGTCACGCACGGGGAAATCGTGGAACGCGACGGCCGCCCCACCCTGGACTTCGAGGACCCGGAAGGCCAGCGCCTCGCCCTCGTCGCGGACGGCGGCGCCGGCGACCCACCCACTCCCTGGACCGGCAGCCCCGTGCCCGCCGAACACCAGCTGCGCGGCCTGGGGCCCATCACCATGACCGTGCCCAGCCTGCGCAACACCGACGTGGTGCTCCAGAAGGTGCTACACATGCGGCCCGTGCGCACCTACCCCGACCCGACCGGCCCGCAGCACACCGTGCACGTGTACGAGATGGGCGCCGACGACGGCACCCCGAAAGGCCCGCACGCGGAACTGCACGTCGCCGTCCGGCCCGACCTGCCCCCCGCCCAGCCCGGCGCGGGCGGCGTGCACCACGTCGCCTTCCGCACCCCCAACGACACCGAGTACCACGCCTGGACGGAGCACTTCAGCCACTTCGGCCTGCGCACCAGCGGCGAGGTGGACCGCTTCTGGTTCCGCAGCCTGTACTTCCGTGAACCGAACGGCATCCTGTACGAGATCGCCACCGACGGCCCCGGCTTCGCGGTGGACGAGGACCCCGCGCACCTGGGCGAACGGCTGATCCTGCCGCCCCGCTTCGAATCGCGCCGCGCCGCCATCGAGGCCGGCCTCAAACCCATCCACTGA
- a CDS encoding VOC family protein translates to MTPLTLGGLHHVSALSADIARNHDFYTRVLGLRLVKKTVNQDSPGMYHLFYADGQGAPGSEMTFFDFPRAAREHRGNDSVTLTTFRVTGPDALAFWVERLTSLGMVHSGLHTLDSRTHLTFEDVDGTRLALFDDGGHGPRGTPNPQADIPAAFQIQGLGYSAASVADLGPTRAFLEGGLNLREVRQYDTDAFTTHVFQIGEGGPHAELHVTERGDMPRHRPGAGSVHHVALRVPDETALQAWLDHLAGAGYANSGHVNRYYFHSVYIRDDNGLVIELATDGPGFASDEPQGALGERLALPPFLEPRRATIEAHLRPLTLT, encoded by the coding sequence ATGACCCCCCTCACGTTAGGCGGCCTGCACCACGTCAGCGCCCTGAGCGCCGACATCGCCCGTAACCACGACTTCTACACCCGCGTGCTGGGCCTGCGGCTGGTGAAGAAGACCGTGAACCAGGACTCGCCCGGCATGTACCACCTGTTCTACGCCGACGGCCAGGGCGCCCCGGGCAGCGAGATGACCTTCTTCGACTTTCCCCGCGCGGCCCGCGAGCACCGCGGCAACGACAGCGTGACCCTCACGACCTTCCGCGTCACCGGCCCGGACGCCCTGGCCTTCTGGGTGGAGCGCCTCACCTCGCTTGGGATGGTGCACAGCGGCCTGCATACCCTGGACAGCCGGACGCACCTGACCTTCGAGGACGTGGACGGCACCCGCCTCGCCCTGTTCGACGACGGTGGTCACGGCCCCCGCGGCACCCCGAATCCCCAGGCGGACATTCCCGCCGCGTTCCAGATTCAGGGCCTCGGATACAGCGCCGCCAGCGTGGCCGACCTCGGCCCCACCCGCGCCTTCCTGGAAGGAGGGCTGAACCTGCGTGAAGTCCGGCAGTACGACACGGACGCCTTCACCACGCACGTCTTTCAGATAGGAGAAGGCGGTCCGCACGCCGAACTGCACGTCACCGAACGCGGCGACATGCCCCGCCACCGCCCCGGCGCGGGCAGCGTGCACCACGTCGCGCTTCGCGTGCCCGACGAAACGGCCCTCCAGGCGTGGCTGGACCACCTCGCCGGGGCCGGGTACGCCAACAGCGGACACGTGAACCGGTACTACTTCCACAGCGTGTACATCCGGGACGACAACGGCCTCGTGATCGAACTTGCCACCGACGGCCCCGGCTTCGCCAGCGACGAACCGCAGGGCGCCCTGGGCGAGCGGCTGGCCCTCCCGCCCTTCCTGGAACCCCGCCGCGCCACGATCGAAGCGCACCTGCGCCCCCTCACCCTCACGTAA
- a CDS encoding MarR family winged helix-turn-helix transcriptional regulator, which produces MPKLTPLEAQAWRGLLQTHQRLWNTLDRELQDETGLNLAAYELLLTLEEGPDTGLRMTELAHALGYSLGGLTRLADKLQALNLITRERCETDGRGYQVTLTPHGAQRLKRLHVTHLNRVRALFLNRVTPEEQQVLASIWTRLQEEPA; this is translated from the coding sequence TGCCGAAACTCACTCCACTGGAAGCCCAGGCCTGGCGCGGCCTGCTCCAGACCCACCAGCGCCTCTGGAACACCCTGGACCGCGAACTGCAGGACGAAACCGGCCTGAACCTCGCCGCGTACGAACTGCTGCTCACGCTGGAAGAGGGCCCGGACACCGGCCTGCGCATGACCGAACTCGCGCACGCGCTCGGCTACAGCCTGGGCGGCCTGACCCGCCTCGCGGACAAACTTCAGGCGCTGAACCTGATCACCCGCGAACGCTGCGAAACCGACGGCCGCGGCTACCAGGTCACCCTCACCCCGCACGGCGCGCAGCGCCTCAAGCGCCTGCACGTCACGCACCTGAACCGCGTCCGCGCCCTGTTCCTGAACCGCGTCACCCCCGAAGAGCAGCAGGTCCTGGCCAGCATCTGGACCCGGCTGCAGGAGGAGCCCGCATGA